In the Methylomonas rhizoryzae genome, one interval contains:
- a CDS encoding Rho-binding antiterminator yields the protein MASSPIPCALHDYIEIACLYRYRLKLNLVDGTMLEGIALTTETTPERREMLVLGPAPEQRIELNRVSKLTVLTENARFQELRLS from the coding sequence ATGGCGTCCTCGCCGATACCTTGCGCGCTACACGACTATATCGAGATAGCCTGTCTCTATCGCTACCGGCTCAAGCTGAACTTGGTCGACGGCACCATGCTGGAAGGCATTGCTCTGACTACCGAAACCACCCCCGAACGCCGGGAAATGCTGGTACTGGGCCCGGCGCCGGAGCAACGCATAGAACTGAACCGGGTAAGCAAACTGACGGTATTGACCGAAAACGCCCGCTTCCAAGAGCTGCGCCTTAGCTAA